Below is a genomic region from Polluticoccus soli.
GCGCGGTTGCGCTGGCCGTCTGGTGTACTATGGTCAATAACAGTAAACAGCTGTTCTATTTCATCGATGCTAAGAAAAGAAGGCAGGGCTCGTTTCAGCTTAGGTGCCTCCAGCAGCATAGTAGGATCCTGTTTCACCACTTCCTCAAGCGAAAGGTAGCGATAGAATGCTTTGATACCGCTAATGACCCTTGCCTGCGTGCCCGCCGAGAGTTCGAGCTTATTGATATGCTCCGTCAGCGCCTGAAGGTGCTTCAGCTCTATGGCGTCTACACCAAGTCCGCTGTAGTTATCCGCAACGAAACCGCCCAGCAGAGCTACGTCATGCAGGTACGCCTCCACTGTATTATCAGACAGTGAACGTTCTAACTGTAAATAAGCTTTAAATCCCTTTAGGTATGCGTCCCACACGGACGCTAAATTACAAGTCTTTACGCAAGGTGTCCAGCATTTCGCCTAACAAGCGAGCGTCATCTTTTTTCAGGTTTTTAGCCACCCCGTCAAACAGGCTATTGAGATTAGGTTCAACAGCATCCAGCATGTCCAGGCCTTTTTTGGTGATCATAATATCCACCTTGCGCCTGTTATCGCGGCACTCTTTGCGCACTACCAGTCCTTTTTCCAGCAACTTGTCTATCAGCCTCGATACGTTCGACATTTTCTGGATCATCCGTTCCTGGATCTCGAACAAAGGCATAGCCTCACCTTGCTGGCCGCGCAGGATGCGTAGCACATTATATTGAGGTTCAGTCAGGTCAAAAGGCTTCAGCACCTGGTTAATGCGGCTAAGGAGCCAGGTACCGGTGTACATGATGTTTAGAAAAGCTCGGGAATAGGGGTCTTTAATGGGCTTTGTTTTGATGATATCTTCAAGGATCGACATGCAGGTATGTTATATATTTCTTTGTTCCAATACAAAAATAAGCAACGGCTCAGTATTTTGCATAAAATTTAAAAATGTTGGAGATAGCAATTGTTAACGGACCAAATCTAAACCTGGTTGGAACAAGGGAACAGGACATTTACGGGAATGTACCGCTCGATGCTTTTCTCGACAGTCTAAAGCAAAAATACAAAGATATCGCAATACGTACCTATCAATCAAACGTTGAGGGTGAACTGATAGACTATCTACATAGCTGCCGCGGACAAGTAGAGGGTGTTATCTTAAATGGTGGCGGTTACACCCATACCAGTATAGCCCTGGCAGATGCTATTGCCGCTATCAACATACCGGTTGTAGAAGTTCACATTTCCAATATCTACGCCCGCGAAGAATACCGCCAGCGCTCTATTACAGCCTCTAAGTGCGTTGGCTGCATAACAGGTCTTGGGCTAAAGGGCTATGCTCTGGCTATTGAATACTTCATCGACAAACTAGCCTCTAAAACCTCTTAAGAACGAGGTAACATCCATGCGCTTTTTGCCTTCCTGCTGCAGTTCATCCAAATACAACCAGCCGTCTTTAGCTGCAAAGCGCAGGTAAGTTTTAGCGTCTGTGTCCAGCGTCCCAGGCTCTTTTCCGTGTGTGGCTGCTTCCGCGTGTGAGATGTATATCTTTAGGAACTTGCCGTTGTGCATAGTATACGCCACCGGGTACGGAGAAAGCCCCCTTACCAGGTTATGGATATCAAGAACAGGCTTGTCCCAGTCGATCAGGGTAGTTTCCTTAAATATCTTAGGCGCATGCTTCAATGCTGATGAAGCGACACTTTGCTGCGGGATCTCGTTGATGGTCCCTTCAGCAAGACCTTTTACAGTTTCCACCAACAGTTCGCCTCCCATTTTCATCAGCCTTTCGTATAAGGTACCGATGTTGTCCGCGGGTTCTATCGGAGTACTCTTTTGCAGCAGTATATCGCCCGTGTCGATCTCGTGTTTCAGTTTGAAGGTTGTTACACCAGTTTCTGTTTCACCATTAATGATCGCCCAGTTGATAGGCGCCGCACCACGGTATTGCGGAAGTAGCGACGCATGGACGTTGATGGTACCCATTGGCGGCATATTCCACACCCCCTCAGGCATCATCCTGAATGCTACCACTACTTGTAGGTCAGCCTTCAAGCTCTGCAGTTGCGCAATAAACTCTGGGTCTTTTAGCTTGACCGGCTGTAAAACCGACAACCCTTTTTCAAGGGCATATTGTTTTACTGCTGAGGCATTCAGCTGCATACCGCGGCCTGCGGGCTTGTCGGGCGCTGTAACAACGGCTACAACGTTTGCTCTGGCCTGAACCAGGGCGTCGAGCGAGGCAACGGCAAAGTCTGGCGTGCCGTAGAATACAATGCGGAGATCGGATAAAGAAGGCATAAAATCGCTGCAAAACTAACCTGATTTAACATTTTGCCGACATTTATAGCTTAAACTTTCCTAACTTAAGATTGTCTATTATATATAAACGAAAGGGAGCTGGATGTCCGGAACGGCCATAGAAATTGACGACAGTATTATCCTGGCGTCATTCAAAGACGAGAAAACCCGTGAAGTAGCCTTCACACAATTGGTACGAAAATACCAGCAGCGGCTGTATTGGCATGTCCGCCGTATGGTAGTGGAACACGAGGATGCGAACGACGTATTGCAAAATGTGTTCATAAAAGTGTGGAAGAACCTGGAGAACTTTAAGCAGGAATCGAACCTGTACACCTGGCTATACCGCATTGCCACCAACGAGACGCTAACCTGGCTGGAGCAGCAAAAACGTCGCGGTTCCATATCGCTCGACGATTCAGAATCATCGGTAGCTGGTAAACTGGAAGCGCAAAAGGGATTTGATGCTAACAAGCTGGAGTGGAAACTGCAGCAAGCCATACAATCGCTGCCCGAAAAGCAGCGACTAGTCTTCAACCTAAGGTATTATGATGAAATGCCTTATGAAGAAATGGCTGGCGTATTAGATACATCGGTGGGCTCGCTCAAAGCGTCATACCACCATGCTGTTAAAAAAGTGGAAGCGTACATACTGAACAGTTAAACGAAGAACGAAAGAAACGGTCTAAAAGAAAATGAAAGAGCATAACGACATACTGGACGAACTGAGGAGCTTGGGCAGCCCATTGGCTGACATGTCGCGCGCCATGCCTTACGCAGTGCCGGAAGGCTATTTCAGCAATTTTGAGAAACAACTGATCGCTGAAATATCGCTGGAAGGCAGCAACGACCTTTTAAACCTGTCGAAAGAAACACCGCTGCCAGTACCGGAAGGCTATTTTGAGGAGCTGCCGGCTATGATACTTGCCCTCGTGCAGGAGCAACCAAAACTGGAACTACCGAAAAGCAATCCTTTTGAAGTACCTGCCGGTTATTTCGACAAACTGCCTGAACAAATGCTACAGGCAGCAAAAGCTGAAGGGAAGAAGAAAGGGCGGGTGATACCATTTACCACGCACATACAGAAAGGCGTAAAATGGGCAGCGGCCGCCATGTTGGTTGCAGCTTTGGGTATAGGCTCTTACAGGATGTTGACGCCTGCACAATTAACCCCTAGCGAAGAACTGGCGAAACTACCAGCCGATGTGATCAGTGATTATGTGAGTCAGAATATCGACGAGTTTGATATGGAGGTGCTGGAAAGCACAATTAATAATAGCGAGTTACAATCGCTGACCGATGAGGAGATAGATAAATACCTTGAAGAAACAGATTGGAACACAACCAACTAATGCGTTTATTTTTGCGGAGGAGAAGAAAATGAAAAAGATAGGATATTTAATTGCTTGTATACTGTTCACTTGCCTCGCGGCAGTAGCACAACCACGCGGCGAACAAGGAGAGCGTATACGTGCGATAAAAGCAGATTTTATTAAGGAGCGTATACAACTGACACCGGCTCAGTCTTCAAGATTCTGGCCTGTATACAACCGCTATGAGGACGAGCAGCGCGATGTGCGCCGCAAATTTCGCAGTAAATACCCTCAACAACAGGGCGGCTCCAGGAACGAGTTCCAGTCGCGCCAGTTTGTGGATGATAATATTGAATTCAGGGAAGAACGCCTAAATGTGGAACGTAAGTATCGGGACGAATTTCTCCGGGTGATCTCTGCGCAGCAACTGGCTAAGATGTACGAAGCCGAACGCGACTTCAAGCGCATGCTGCTGGAAAACCTTAGGGATCGCGGAGGCAGCAATGGTAATGGCAATGGCAGAGGACGCAGAGGCGGACCGCCGCCAGGCCGCTAAAGCTTTGCTACCGGCGTTTTCACATCGTGGTAAAAAAGAAAATCCCAATCTTCGTTATGGCCTTGCTCAGCATATTGCTCACGCAGGGCCATTGCTTTTTTGCCATCAAAATCATACTTGGCCACGTACTTCATCTTCATCTGCTTCAGCTGTGGTGCCTCATCTCCACCAAAAAATATCTTGTGGCCGTTGTCATCTACCAGGTACACGATATGCTCAGGACAATGTCCGCCTGAATGCGTGTATTTGATGTAGCCATCTATCATTCCTTCTTCGCCATCTGTCCATTTCACCTGGCTACTGGAAAGCAGCGGCTCGATCTCTGATGGATGATATGAGGGCAAGCCTTTCTTCAATGCAAAATCTGCTTCGTTACGATAAATGTAATAGTCAGCATTGGCAAATGTGGTTTTTACCAGCCCGTTATCATCTTTGTATACTACTCCACCGGCGTGGTCTTTATGCAAATGCGACAGCAACACTTTAGTTATTTGCTCAGGCTCGTAACCACAGGCGCGGATATTGGCATGTATCTGCAACACGCCGTCGCTGTTCTTGAAGCCAAGACCTGTATCAAATACGATCAGGTCTTTTGAGGTAACAATAAGAAAAGGAAGTATCTCTACCAGCAACGAGCCAGTAGGCCGGTCGGTAAGAATATCTTTTTCCAGGTCGAAAGGAACAAACTGCTTGTCGTGGCCAATCGTAAAAACGCCTTCGGATAACGGGAATATCTTTGCCATGGGCTGCAAAGTTAACGTATCATAACCGATCGGTCGGAGTCGAGACGTAAAAGTATACACACCAGGATACTGAATGACAACAGCGACGAACCACCATAACTCAGGAATGGCAATGTGATACCAATAACCGGAGCCAGGCCGATGGTCATAGAAATATTGATAGCAAAGTGAAAGAACAGGATAGATGCCACACAATAACCATATATCCGGCTGAAGGCAGAACGCTGCCGTTCGGCCAGGTAAAGAATACGCAGCATTAATGATACGTATATCATGATCAATATAGCGCTACCCACAAAGCCGAACTGCTCACCGACAGCACAGAAGATAAAGTCGGTATTCTGCTCCGGAACGAATTCATTTTTTGTAGATGTACCATTCAGAAATCCCTTACCCCAGAAACCGCCTGAACCGATAGCGATCTTCGATTGAATAACATTGTACTCTGAAGTATTTACTTTCTTGCCGGTCGGTTCCTCACCTTCAGCCACCTTCATGTATTCTGTCGGTACTTCCTGCCCAAGGGTGGAGTAAATACGTTCTATCTGGTGTTTCTGCAGCACATTCTTAAAAATGAACGGCACTGCAAACTGCGAGAATACCACACAAATACCGAACGCAGCAATAAAGATGATGCGGGCAATGCCGTACTTCTTCAGGTCGCGACGCATCAGCCATCCGGCTATTATAGCCATGACGGTGAGCACTATGAATAGCGTAGTGCGATCGACAAGCAGCGTGGCCAGCGTAAGGATAATGATCGAAAATGCAAGGATCAGTATTGCATTGGGTAATCCTTCGCGGTACATCACCAGGAAGAAACAGAAGTACACAAGCGCAAGACCAGTCTCCTGTTGCAATATGATCAACACGGCGGGCACCAGCGCAATTGCGGCACCGATCAGCCTATGCTTGAGTGTTTTAAAATTGGTTTCG
It encodes:
- the fmt gene encoding methionyl-tRNA formyltransferase, translated to MPSLSDLRIVFYGTPDFAVASLDALVQARANVVAVVTAPDKPAGRGMQLNASAVKQYALEKGLSVLQPVKLKDPEFIAQLQSLKADLQVVVAFRMMPEGVWNMPPMGTINVHASLLPQYRGAAPINWAIINGETETGVTTFKLKHEIDTGDILLQKSTPIEPADNIGTLYERLMKMGGELLVETVKGLAEGTINEIPQQSVASSALKHAPKIFKETTLIDWDKPVLDIHNLVRGLSPYPVAYTMHNGKFLKIYISHAEAATHGKEPGTLDTDAKTYLRFAAKDGWLYLDELQQEGKKRMDVTSFLRGFRG
- a CDS encoding MarR family winged helix-turn-helix transcriptional regulator is translated as MSILEDIIKTKPIKDPYSRAFLNIMYTGTWLLSRINQVLKPFDLTEPQYNVLRILRGQQGEAMPLFEIQERMIQKMSNVSRLIDKLLEKGLVVRKECRDNRRKVDIMITKKGLDMLDAVEPNLNSLFDGVAKNLKKDDARLLGEMLDTLRKDL
- the rodA gene encoding rod shape-determining protein RodA, whose amino-acid sequence is MTENQGKSVFSRLDGITVLLYLALVTIGLLTVFSVEYRSTDPSIFMMNKSHMRQFTWLGISLFVGLLIVWTDTKFFSSFAYLSYTMGLFLLVLTIFAGVDVKGSHSWLGVGSVRFQPGEVCKIFTSLALAKFLSSPETNFKTLKHRLIGAAIALVPAVLIILQQETGLALVYFCFFLVMYREGLPNAILILAFSIIILTLATLLVDRTTLFIVLTVMAIIAGWLMRRDLKKYGIARIIFIAAFGICVVFSQFAVPFIFKNVLQKHQIERIYSTLGQEVPTEYMKVAEGEEPTGKKVNTSEYNVIQSKIAIGSGGFWGKGFLNGTSTKNEFVPEQNTDFIFCAVGEQFGFVGSAILIMIYVSLMLRILYLAERQRSAFSRIYGYCVASILFFHFAINISMTIGLAPVIGITLPFLSYGGSSLLSFSILVCILLRLDSDRSVMIR
- a CDS encoding MBL fold metallo-hydrolase — its product is MAKIFPLSEGVFTIGHDKQFVPFDLEKDILTDRPTGSLLVEILPFLIVTSKDLIVFDTGLGFKNSDGVLQIHANIRACGYEPEQITKVLLSHLHKDHAGGVVYKDDNGLVKTTFANADYYIYRNEADFALKKGLPSYHPSEIEPLLSSSQVKWTDGEEGMIDGYIKYTHSGGHCPEHIVYLVDDNGHKIFFGGDEAPQLKQMKMKYVAKYDFDGKKAMALREQYAEQGHNEDWDFLFYHDVKTPVAKL
- a CDS encoding RNA polymerase sigma factor; protein product: MSGTAIEIDDSIILASFKDEKTREVAFTQLVRKYQQRLYWHVRRMVVEHEDANDVLQNVFIKVWKNLENFKQESNLYTWLYRIATNETLTWLEQQKRRGSISLDDSESSVAGKLEAQKGFDANKLEWKLQQAIQSLPEKQRLVFNLRYYDEMPYEEMAGVLDTSVGSLKASYHHAVKKVEAYILNS
- the aroQ gene encoding type II 3-dehydroquinate dehydratase translates to MLEIAIVNGPNLNLVGTREQDIYGNVPLDAFLDSLKQKYKDIAIRTYQSNVEGELIDYLHSCRGQVEGVILNGGGYTHTSIALADAIAAINIPVVEVHISNIYAREEYRQRSITASKCVGCITGLGLKGYALAIEYFIDKLASKTS